In Pyrus communis chromosome 15, drPyrComm1.1, whole genome shotgun sequence, the genomic stretch GGCAAGCTTTTGTTTCTTCCTTTCTAAGCTGGCATGTCTGTTTAAGCATTGTGTTTGGTTTGCATGAAGTAGTGTTATACTCTTTCAAGTATTACGCCAGATGTAACTTTTTTCTATGTTTAAGCATTCACGAGTTAGActttgtatgtgtgtgtgtatgtctTTCTTTTCCTCCATGTATTTGTGTTATCTCGTGACTACTTTGAAGTTGAGTAAGCAAGGTGGAGGTTTGACAGTTTAGTTAAAGCATAGTGGAACTAATACACATTTAATGGTTGGGTTCTTCCGGTTAACGTCAAATAGGATAACAAAAAAGTTGCAATGAAGTTACTTAATATTACTTGCTCAGTAGATATTCAAATAACTTGATGTTTAATTTTATCTGAAATaatgtttctatttttttttatatatgtgcCCACTGCTGCTCAGAATTTTGCTTTATTTCGTAGTGATGTTCATTCCTTAGTATACTGCTTAAACAGGTTTCACATATGCTACCCCTTTTGAAGCGTGGAATTGGTGTGCATCATTCTGGCTTGCTTCCAATTCTAAAGGAAGTGATTGAGATATTATTTCAGGAAGGCCTAATCAAGGTTGGGTCTAAATTCTATTTCATCTATTTTGTTGTATGCTTAATCTTTAAATTTGATTGGCTACTATTGCTTTGGTTGGGACTTATATGTGATCCCAATCAGTGTGTTCAAATCTTGACCAGCCAGTTGGCcctttttttcatacaaaaatcTTGATTTTGTTCTGGCTAGACTACTATGACCACTTTTAGCGACCTCCAGATTGGTCTATTTCTTCTGGTGACAAACTGTTGCAGACATATTGGCCTAGAAAGGCTTTTCAATAAGTtgtattttcattcattttctcgCACTTCCAGCCGAATTACATACATTTTTATGTATATCTAtgcttatattttcttttaacaaaGTGGTATAAAAATTGAACTGTATTTCTTTAGTGTTTGTTTGCCACAGAGACCTTCAGCATAGGATTGAACATGCCTGCAAAAACTGTTGTGTTTACCAATGTCCGGAAATTTGATGGTGATAAGTTCAGATGGCTATCCAGTGGAGAGTATATACAAATGAGTGGCCGTGCTGGTCGCCGTGGTATTGATAAGCGTGGAATATGTATACTTATGGTAGATGAGAAGCTGGAACCATCTACTGCTAAAATGATGCTTAAAGGAAGTGCTGATTGTTTGAACAGGTGTATCCCCTATGCTTTTACTCTGAacttctattaaaaaatatatattttgaacAATGAGAAGATTTCCTCTTTTAGTTTTGTTAGGTTTTTCTCCTATTGACCTTTGTTCTCTTGCTTTGCAGTGCTTTTCATTTGAGCTACAACATGCTTCTGAATCAATTACGCAGCGAAGATGGTAATCCAGAAAATTTGCTTCGTAACTCGTTCTATCAATTTCAAGCTGATCGTGCCATCCCCAGTCTTGAGGTTAGTTGGCTACCATAGAGGATAGTGATTTTGTAATTGCAGTTGGACTGCCTTTTATTCGTATCTTGGTTGGGATTTGTGTTTCAGAAAGTGTCTTCACAGTCTAAAGAAATCTATTAAGACATTACGTATACGATCACTTCTGTTGTGTTTCTGATTTGTGAATTATGTTATTGTTGCAGAAGCAAGCAAAGGATCTTGAGAAAGAGAGGGATTCAATtataattgaagaagaagatagtGTAAAGAATTATTACAATCTGTTACAGCAATACAAGAGTTTGAAACAGGAACTTCATGATATTGTGCTTTCTCCAAAGTACTGCTTACCATTTCTGAAACCTGGTAGGCTTGTCTCAATCCAATGTGCTAAAAGTGATGAAAGTTCcccttctttttccattgaGGACCTGGTCACATGGGGAGTGATACTAAATTTTCAACGGGTGAAAACTGCTTCAGAAGGTGAGGATGCTGAATTGCTTAGAGTCTTTATTCTGATTTGAGTTTTCGAATTTCTAAACAATCCATTCTGTTGTCCAGATGATGCAAGTAGAAAACCTGAAGATTCAAACTACACAGTGGATGTTCTGACAAGGTGCAGGGTAAGTACAGATGAAGTTGCTAAGAAAACCATCAAAATTATCCCTCTCAAAGAGGCAGGAGAACCTGCTGTTGTCTCCATTTCCATATCTCAGGTAAATGCCCTACCAGGAGAACCATCAAAATTATGAACTGTAACCAATGTTCCTTAGGTTGCTGATGCAGTGATTCACTGATCTAAGTGaccttattaatattttttgcaAATTTCCGCTTCTATTTTGATAGGGTTTAAGTTTGTGTACAAGTCATTTTGGCAATTCTTTTAGGGATCATTTTCCATTCTGTGCTATGTAAAGTATTAATTGTTTATCACTTACCCAAAAGCTTCTTATTTTGCTAACTTATGTTTTCTGAACAGATAAATAGTATGAGTGGACTTTGTATGGTCATTCCTAAGGATCTTTTGCCACTACCAGCTCGAGAAAACACACTGAAGAGAGTTCTTGAAACTATGTCAAGATTTGATAAAGGAAAGATTCCTCTTCTCGATCCagaagaagatatgaaggtaTGCTACTGCAATTTGaacttttagtttttattttattactttctttttaaaattctgTGTCACTAATTTCAAGTGCACTTTACTGTTCTTCAGATTGAAAGTAGTTCATACAAAAAGGTGTCTCGTAGGATCGAGGCGTTAGAGAACCTGTTTGACAGGCATGAAGTTGCTAGAACTCCACTTATTGAGCAAAAGCTTAAGGTTTTTCATATGAAGCAGGATTTGGCTGCCAAGATCAAGTCAATCAAGAAAACAATGCGCTCGTCCACTGCATTAGCTTTTAAAGATGAACTGAAGGCAAGAAAACGGGTCCTTCGGAGGCTAGGGTAATGAATTCTCGTTATTTTTCATCTCACTGTTTCTGGCCTTCCGTCATTTTCTATTTCAACCATAAAATTCTTTTCTATCTTTTAGTTTTAAACTGGGAATTCCATCACTTTGATGCCTTAGAAATGATTGGAATGCAGATATGTTACAAATGATGGTGTTGTGGAGTTGAAGGGTAAAGTTGCTTGTGAAATCAGTAGTGCAGAAGAGTTGACCCTGACTGAGCTCATGTTCAATGGGGCTTTCAAGGACATAAACGTGGAAGAGATGGTTTCTCTTCTCTCATGTTTTGTGTGGCAGGAGAAGCTTAAGGAAGCTACAAAACCAAGGGAAGAGCTTGACCTGCTATTTTCACAATTACAAGATACAGCTCGGAGGGTTGCTGAGGTTCAGCTCGAGTGCAAGGTAAAAAACTTCCTTTCTGGTACAGTTGAATATTTATTTGAAACTTCCATCAACTATGGACAACAGAACATTATTTCGTACGTAAATGTTTCTTACTTGGAACTTGGAAGTCACAGTCAAAGAAAAGTTGAGTGCATGTCCACTTGAACATAAAGAACAGCCCGAAAAAAGTGGCAAACCCATTTTATGTTGGCCCTTCCTGATTGCAGTCATAAGTTAATGCTAACTACTTTACCAAACTAGTCTGGTGACGCAGTCACGCAGGACCCATAATgattgaacaatatttttttgAAGAATATGTGACACAAGAAGCCCCTAAAGTATTTTTGCGAAGCATTTGAATAATGTTCATGTAGAAAAGTGACATCTTATACCTTGTCCAAAGCTTAAGGTTCATATCCATAGTCCCATTCTACCATTTTGTTATCCTGAACTGTGAACCCTGACCAAATTGCTATTTTGCAGCATAAGTACCTACTATGGGAACTGGAATATCCTATCATAGTATCATACGGATAGGAGTTTAATGAAAGTTTGATTATGATTTGATAGCCTCTGTGAGAATATTCAGTCGTCTTTCTATGATCAACTTGATCAGAATATCAGATAAAGCTTGTATATCATCAGTCTACCAGAGATTCGTCTTCTCCATAAAGTAGAATGAGTGCAAAATTTCCGAAGACATTATATTATATGCATGCGTATTCTGCAGTAAAATTGTGTGAGACGCTGAGATTCGTTTCTTTGTAAAGTATCATTTAACCTACCAAGCAATTACGATTCATTGACTAAGTGAATTTGTTATTGCCTATGGACAAGAATAATACAAATATCCATGGTCATTGCTCAGTGTCCATATATTGATTGGTCCACTGGGTATATTGGTCTAAATTGGCCAAACTGTTTGTCGAACATCTGTGTGCTCGGATTTGTTTACACTATTCTTATATAGATGATTTTTACCTTCCGTTGAAATGCTTTTGCATTGTATACACTGCAGGTCGAAATTGATGTTGACAGCTTTGTGAGTTCTTTTCGGCCTGATATTATGGAGGCTGTGTATGCTTGGGCAAAAGGGTCCAAATTCTACGAGATCATGTCAGCTACACCTGTTTTTGAGGGCAGCTTGATCAGGGCAATTAGGAGATTAGAGGAAGTCCTTCAGCAACTTATTCAAGCAGCCAAGTCTATTGGAGAAACCGAGCTTGAGTCAAAATTTGAGGAGGCcgttttgaagatcaaaaggGACATTGTCTTTGCGGCTTCCCTATACTTGTAATTTTTTATGGGTTCATACAGAGTACTGTCAGTTGATCTGCAAGTGGAtgcatttcatttttcaatCGAGAGATGAGATGGCAATTGGCGATTAAGTCCTGGAACGAGCATATACAAAATTTTGGCCTGAAGATGTACGTATTATTTCCAACATAGCGTGGTCtctcatttttttagtttttatttttgggttgatcgtcattttgtttatgttattgTACGAGGATGTGTAACGGTAGTAGGAAAAACTCACAGAATTGTTGCCAAGACCGAAACATTATCTGATATAAATTTATGCAGGAGCTTTCTGTGACATGTATAATTCTAAGTTCACATACATGTATGAGCAGAATCATTATTGTGTACCAGAAATTGACATACACTGCCTTTAAGTAAGATATTACACTACTGGATGTTCACTTCACGAATGCGAAGACAGGGACAGATGCAGTGAAACAAACGGATGCCCCAGTCAACAACGCAATTCAAGACACGAGTGGCGGAGGCGGCAGCATAACATCTCTCCTTCGTTGTTGCTCTGGGCGTTTGTGTATGTATAACTGGTACTCCATACACAGGATTTGGATCTGTATATTGCTGATAAGATGCGGTCGGAATTGGATAGGGATACTGTGTGCCGCTGCTGCTGCCGTCGTTGAAAGCAGTTTCCTGTTGGCTTGGAACCGGatcatgatgatgatgataggAAAATTCTGGAGCAGGCTGGAGTGGAGGTGCCAAGGGAGTCTCGTAGGTGTACTCGGCATCCAGCCATGGTGGTAAAGGTGGAGCCGAGGGCTGAGTTGAGGAGGAGGACGAGGAAAATGAGCAGTAATAGTGGCggggtggtggtggcggcggtcGTTGAGGTGGCGGATGAGGACAATAGGGTTGGTGGTGagtcttccttttcttcttctttcttggcCAAAACTTGAGCTTCTTAACAGCTTTGATCATGTTCTCTTTGGACTGGAAGCAGTTGAAGGCTGGTAGGATTCCGGAGAAACGGGTGAGAGATGTGATGTGAGAGCAGCAGCTTGAGCCGGAGGAGTTGATAAGTTTATAAGATATTTGCTTTTGAATTGCATTGCATTGGATTCGCTTTCGGtttgctttttaattttctaaccTTGTTACCGTTGTCCTTCCACTCAAACCAAACTCACCATTCATTCATGGCGCTCTGATTTTGTCGTCTTGTAGCTAGTCAGCATCAGATCTCCAACTTAAAAACCCAACATTACATCATCAACCCGGTTGATGGATGCATCTTAGACGTCACACGGAAATACAACTTCCTTGATGAGAGCGTAAGGGGTTCATCAAGCGTAAGGGGTGCAACTTAGGTTGGGTTAACCTGAACCTCCCTACATTCGATCCAATTTTTAACCTAATTGGACTAGCTGAAATTAGTCCAAACTAACCCAACCTTAATCCAATCGTTTTTTGTGGATGGGTTTGGATAAACCAAAATGTTATTTTGGTTCAAATGCAATTGGTATAGCACATTTTTTGTGGGCAAATGCAATTGGTACAGCAACTATTACTACGGACGGTTTAATAGCATTCTCCTTCACATGTAAATAAAAGGTCTTAAGTTCGGTTCTCGTCCAAGGTAAATTTGAGCCACAtaattgctagctcattgtgaggcttaactcaCTGTCTCACTCACTTAcgatagataatatcgtttgttcacaaaaaaaaaaaaattgcaactaGTATAAAAACCTTCTATTGCCATTTGCCACATCTTTTGATGAGAGACAGAGAAGGCTGTAAACACCGAAAACCCAAAGCTTCTTCTGTACGAAAAACTCGGCGCAATTCACTTGCAAGCAAGAGATAAAGGCTATATATTTATGTACAAAAACTCAATCCAACATGTCTCAACAGGTTCAAAAAGtagataataaatttaaaaaaagaaaaaaaagaagatgaacagcACGTACCCTGCCGTACACAGTAGAAAACTTTGGTAGCCCAGTTGGGTCCCAAACAAGCAAGCACTATGAGCTCTCGACAAAAGAACAAACAATAACCACAACACCCAAACTCTGCCGCAAGCAATGATTCTTCGGATTGCATGTGCATTAGAGACTACGGCCCCGCTCCATTTCAGCATGCAGGGAAACTACACAATGTGTTCCAACATGACTAGTTTGTCATAGCCGGCACAGCATCAATTTTTCAGTCTCTTGCGACGGTCAAGTTCCATCTTCcaatttcatcttctttttcttccaatttttctttatgCAGGGGGGAGATCAGTATGCAGGTCCAACTATAGATGATCGGTCTTCAGTGTTGACTGCTGCTTCAGAATCCGGCTGGCCAGCTTTGACCTCATTCAGCGGAAGTTTTATCTTGGGCGACAACCTCTTTACTTCCTCTAATGTGTAGATAAAAATCTTCCTTACCATGCTGCAGAACTCACTGCAATATGATGCATAGAATTTACAGGACGAAAATCCGCAGGGGCAAAACATAAATGATAAAGAAATTGTAATCCATAGACCAGATTGCAGCAATTAAATTCATTTTCAAGAGCAAACAAAGAACCGTGGAGCAAACAAAGTTTAGATTCATTATCCTATTTATTTCTGGTCAATATCATAAAGGGGAAGGATACCCaaaaattatgtaaataaaAAGGAATCCTCAGTTATATTGTCCCGACACCATCTAATCATTAAGTTTCTTTTAAGAACAGTGGTCTCCTAATGCCGACTGCTACTAGTTCTTAGATTCACGATAAGATACAATTGAAGCACTTTAAAACAgttaattttcaagtttgaGACTCAAATCAGGAATTAAAGAATTGGTCAAATGAACTTACTGCCATGGATCATCCCCAACCATCATCATGTCATCTTCATCATCGGTGTAGACAACCTGCCATTTCTTTGTAGATCCACAGAGTTCACCTTCAATATCGAACATCTCTTCTAGTTTCTTAAGCAGATCCTCGTACCGCTCAAACCGTGTCAAATCTACAGCCCTTCCAACAGCAATCCCTTGCATGTGAACCTGAGacatttaaaaaagaaagaaaagctcAGTCAGATAGTCACCACCAACACCTAAGGCCCAATGACTACTTAAAAAGAAGGAATAAAGTGGCATGAACCAGTGCAATGTCCAATTCAAAAAGTAATGTAATAATAAACGCACTACAGAAAAGAAATACATGGTCATATTTAGACATTGATATTTACAAGTTCAGACCATACAGAGCCAGAAACTGCAACAAAAGCAGTAAAAGGGTGGAAAATATAGGggggtgctatccacacaccccttgtcaatttctgtccgttgatcttcatttcatccgatctgacggctgaaaattaaaagggtgtgtgaaaagtaaaaaggggtgtgtggatatcacaccccaaaaTATTATTAGCTTGAGGGATAAAAACAACGTGAACTACCTTTGTGCAGCTCCGGATTTGCCTGCTTTGAGATTCCTGTGGTGATCTCAGACATGACTTCTCAGCATCACAACTTCCTGAAGGAAGATCAGATCGATTGAGATTTGATGGTTCCGAATGTTGGTCAGATT encodes the following:
- the LOC137717420 gene encoding DExH-box ATP-dependent RNA helicase DExH9, whose translation is METEAASLKRKSEGEAELEEAPQKQQKRDNGWASVDDEAVACLHDVSYPEGYVVPPPSSSSSAAAEASEPAKKFPFPLDPFQSEAINCLEKAESVMVSAHTSAGKTVVASYAIAMSLRNKQRVIYTSPIKALSNQKYREFKEEFSDVGLMTGDVTIDPNASCLVMTTEIWRSMQYKGSEITREVAWIIFDEVHYMRDRERGVVWEESIVMAPKNARFVFLSATVPNAKEFADWLAKIHRQPCHIVYTDYRPTPLQHYIFPSGGNGLYLVVDEKGKFREDSFQKALNALAPTADSAKKKENGKWQKGLIMGKAAEESDIFKMVKMIIQRQYDPVILFSFSKRECESLAMQMAKMDLNGDNEKENVETIFWSAMDMLSDDDKKLPQVSHMLPLLKRGIGVHHSGLLPILKEVIEILFQEGLIKCLFATETFSIGLNMPAKTVVFTNVRKFDGDKFRWLSSGEYIQMSGRAGRRGIDKRGICILMVDEKLEPSTAKMMLKGSADCLNSAFHLSYNMLLNQLRSEDGNPENLLRNSFYQFQADRAIPSLEKQAKDLEKERDSIIIEEEDSVKNYYNLLQQYKSLKQELHDIVLSPKYCLPFLKPGRLVSIQCAKSDESSPSFSIEDLVTWGVILNFQRVKTASEDDASRKPEDSNYTVDVLTRCRVSTDEVAKKTIKIIPLKEAGEPAVVSISISQINSMSGLCMVIPKDLLPLPARENTLKRVLETMSRFDKGKIPLLDPEEDMKIESSSYKKVSRRIEALENLFDRHEVARTPLIEQKLKVFHMKQDLAAKIKSIKKTMRSSTALAFKDELKARKRVLRRLGYVTNDGVVELKGKVACEISSAEELTLTELMFNGAFKDINVEEMVSLLSCFVWQEKLKEATKPREELDLLFSQLQDTARRVAEVQLECKVEIDVDSFVSSFRPDIMEAVYAWAKGSKFYEIMSATPVFEGSLIRAIRRLEEVLQQLIQAAKSIGETELESKFEEAVLKIKRDIVFAASLYL
- the LOC137717224 gene encoding vegetative cell wall protein gp1, with protein sequence MIKAVKKLKFWPRKKKKRKTHHQPYCPHPPPQRPPPPPPRHYYCSFSSSSSSTQPSAPPLPPWLDAEYTYETPLAPPLQPAPEFSYHHHHDPVPSQQETAFNDGSSSGTQYPYPIPTASYQQYTDPNPVYGVPVIHTQTPRATTKERCYAAASATRVLNCVVDWGIRLFHCICPCLRIREVNIQ